The window GAACTTGAAAGCATGTAGTGAAGATTTTCTAATGCATACTAATACTGCCGCAAATATGCCATGAGAAAAAAGCGTCACATATCCAATCTGATTTTTCTAATTCATACTTATTTTTCAaaaagtatatttttttctacaacaaCCGCAAAGAGTGTCACATATCCAATCTGATTTTTCTAATtcatacttattttttaaaaaaatataagaattgaaaatgtttttatcagtattttggtacgtcatctatatttgagtcggtttttaaattcgttcacttttgaaaatacaaatccgtgtttgaattgaattttaagttcgtttgttttggaaatacaaaaagagtcgtataagaaatcttattaaaaaaactcacatgctaacttgagatgaaagtcagactcctaattgcagctcatgattttctaaaaaaaatatctaagcgaattcccacagtgaattttatcctagctaaaccgtataacaataataatattaaaacaATATTCACCTGTGTCGATGTTTGAGATCGTGACTACGGTATTTTGATGGTATGGGGATttttggtaccagggtatatgcgagattgaggtaaaataGATGAAGGCaatgatttttatataggttcgggccccttatctggTAGGTAATAATAACCCTATATCTATTGGCTGAAGCCGGTATTGCTAtttattcatctggatcacaTAAGTACACAAGTACAAGTTCCTTTACCATACTGAATGCATGCTTATTAATTCAGTTAATTGCTTTACATCGATGTATCCTGCATTTGTCCAAGACTACTCGTCCCGCCAGCACACGTGTTCGTAACCCGAGTGAGAGTTGGTATTCATGCGTCGCCCCCCGTGTCGGGCGACTCGGGCGGcggaaccctagccgccgccgccgcccttccccgcCCCTTCCTCTGCCTTGCCGCCGCCTGAGCGAGCGGCCGGCAAAGCCGGCGGCTcgcgaggatggcggcggcggggctcgcgGCGGCCATCTCCCGAGCTCCTGGCGCGGGTGGACGCAAAGGCAGTGGCCGaccggagcggcgccggcgtcgaggcTCATGGCGGTGGATCCGGCGTCACCACCACCGGATCTGGCGCGCTCGCAGCTGGATCCGGTCGCGGAGGCGCGGgcacggcgtcggcgaggcgtGGGCGCTGGCGGCCGCGACAGGCGGTGGCAGGCGCAACGGCGGCGCAGGCACGggcggtcgggcggcggcgtcagtcGCGACGGCGGAGCAGGCGCGGGCGGCCGCGGCAGGCTCGGAGGCGCGGCTGCTGTGGCCGGCGGCTCGATGcctggcggcgacggcagcggtgcCCCCAGATCCACGCCTCTCGGCCGGATCTGGAGGATGGGAGTagtcggcaacggcggcggtggcaattGGCGACGGCGGTCTCGGCCGGATCTGGACGCCGGTGGCagttggcgacgacggcgacggtgtggtgacggcggtggcggcggcactgGGCCAGCGGCAGTTGGCGACGGCGGTGTCGGCTGTGGTGGCTGCCGTGTCATCtggcaacggcggcggaagacatGGCGTCGGGCTGCTAGCTGTTCGGTggtggagggcgacggcgcaacAGCGATTTGCAGAGGCGGTGGTTGgcgtcggtggcagcggcgacggcggctgtgactctggaggtggtggcgacgtcggcggcggggaaggagtcgggGGCGAGGTGGCTGGGTGTTCGGGAGCCAAGGatgtggtggtggtgaccgtgtttgcGGTCACCGGAGGCATGGCGGCCTTGGTTGACTAGCCGAGGGCGTGGGAGACGGCTGCAGCTGGCCGGCGCGGTATCGTTCggtggaggggtcggagaccggcttggcgcagagaagcgcagccgatggcagcggaggccggctcggcgcgagaggcgcgggcggcggagatggaggccggcttggcgcgagaggcgcggccgatggagggaggccggattggcgcgagaggcgcgtccggtggaggaggccggcttggcgcagagaggcgcggccggcggtggaggaggcgacctaggtATGAGGAGGAGTtgccggtgggtgtggcgcggtcttcggcgcacgaaggctggtcggcgggggacgccggtgcaggggtcccacatgtcggcaaagcttgtgcggtggtggagcatcggtgcgccAGCCGtgcctttgttggtctagtggcggtcggccacgcttagcggcggccgatCCGGTACTAGTCTTCTCCTGGGCgtgtgtgttggcgatgtcgtcgtgtgggtggtggtatttttttcttttcctggttacgactcTCCATGGTTGTAATCTTGTacttttttcctgctctatcaatagaacttcgcaccgtctcgtgcgagtcgttaaaaaaaaagagttggtATTCATGATAGGATATATCAATCATTCCAGCGTTAGTTATAAGAGATTAAGAGTGCGGCGAAAAATTAATTACTATATGACATAGCAGCACTGCTCTTTATTTcatagtactatatatatatatatatatatatatattattactgCAGCACAAGCCACACACTGATGACGACACACACtttatagaaaagaaaagaacaaagaaGGAAAATACCAAAGACACGACTAGCACACACGCGCATATACATAGCCTTACAGGAGCGCACAGTGTAACTCGTCCTCTCCATGATCAGCCgtgtatgtacgtacgtatttTTATTCCTTTACTTATTgagaaacaatatatatatttatagtagATATAGTAGTTGTTTGATTCATGGTTGAGCAGTGGATCAGTGGTTGGAGCTATAGCTAGCTCCGGCTTAGCAGCAGCGGAAGCACTCGCCGTGGTGGCCGCGGTGGCAGCATCCCCAGCGACAGCCATGGCGCCACGGGTCGTCATGGCGCCACGGGTCACGGCCTGGGTAACCGCCGTTCCACGGCGGGTAGTGGCCATAGCCTGGtggtccgccgccaccacccccaccaccaccgccctgCTTGTTGGCCTCTGCAAACCCGGATCGATGAAACGTTTAAATAGTTGAATGCACCGATCAATTTaacttaaaaaatcaaactagCCAGAAAATATGCATGCATAGAATACCGATATATATAAACTTGTGTGCACATATGTTAGCTGCTACCTAACCtgaaattaaatatataaacGAACGTATGTATGCAACATGTAGGTTCAAAAGCTATCaatagtgtatatatatgcatgcgatcgtgcgtgagaaaaaaaaaagatcaattatACAAGCTACTCCGTAGATCATAACTACGTATATAGCTAGAGATCGAAGCTGTGTCTACCGGAGATTCGATCAAAATCttattccttttgttttctacGGAAAGGTAAACTGTAAACATCATATAGCGTATATatcatataagtatatatagtGTGTGTGCTCACGAGGGTCCTGGGCGGAGGCGACGAAGCAGAGCGCAGCAACGAGCAGAAGAGCGAACACGATGATAGCCTTACGCGCCATGTATACTAGCTTAGATCTTTTTGATGATCTGAGAGATATCCTTACTGATCACTTGTTACTAGCTGTGAACctgtgatgaactgatgagaAGGTAGTATATGCAAACCAAACGTATTTATAGGCAGATAATGAAGGCTGCTGATTCGGCCTGACCGTGGgttcgatcgatcgagtagTTGATGACAGTAGAGCTCTAGCTCGTTGACATTAACGTACTCATcaatctatatatctatatagtaTATTCTATATACTTTTTGTGTGTGGAAGAAGAAATGCATGCCATCAAGTTGACTCTGTAGCTAGCTTTAATTTGTGTCTGCTAGCTCACTCGGTAAATCCAATTGTATATATGGATTTTCACAAGATTGTTTAATCGTGGCAGCCAGTCGAAAGCGTCAAATATGAGTAGACgacatatagaaagtttttgccaACCTTGTCTAGACATACTTCTTAATTAATTTACTAAGAATGCAAGAGAGATAAACTCAAGTGCCAAAAAGTCAAAATAAGAAGGCCGAAATGTTGAGCTTTTCTGTaaataattctcgactctagaCACACGATATCTTCTTTTGAGTTATGTTACTGATGATAGGGACGATTGACTTTGCTTCCAGCTATCCGATCGATTGTGATTTGGTTTTTAGTTTTGTTGGTGTTTTCCGTTTGTTTTTATGGGCAATTTGATCCTCCTGAATGTTTCAAGgcgatgcatgcatgtgtgtattTATGTTCAAACTTTTGCTTAGTTAGTTATAGGTTATAGGTCATAAGTGAAGTCAATTACCGGTATGTACgttaaaaaaatagagtaaattttataaaatctcatctattataatccaagatactaataaaataaattttactatACTTGAGAAAGTATCTTGAGatatcaaaattttacactaaaatttttagTACCTTAAGATACTTATTAttacctccgttttaggttataagaagattcattaacatctatatgaatgtgggcaatgctagaaagtcttataatatgaaacggaggaagtagtacatagagataccaaattttacactaaaaaataTGGTACCTCTAGATACCTTCTCAAGAATAGTAAAATTACCCTACTAACAATAGAGATTTTAGCACGTGAACCATAACCCGGTTAGTATGATCCTAAAGTTTTATAAAACCATACCATTAATCATTGTGACATACTACTAtatcaaaaattttaaaagcGAATGTGACATTTATATGAATAAAACTACGGGAAAACATTTTGAACACGCACCTGGAATAATTTCTCTGACATTTGTTGCCAAATCAAAAAATATCATTAAAATACCGAAGAATAAAAAACCGCCCGACCAGCCAGAGACTTTTACCACTACCTTGACGATGCTCCGGGCTCCGGCAGTTGGACTCGATCAACAACCAAAATCAACACGGAATATTTTGGTGCGTACGGATCGTAcctttttcatgaaaaattcCTGACGTACAAATTCAAATTCCGAATGCGCAGGCACCCCGTCTCGAAAAGAAGATTAGAAACGTTTCAGATTCAGTGGGTGAGAAAGgttaaaaactctaaaaaaaaatagcaggcCGTGCATGGGCAGCCCAGCCCATTCATGCTGCGGCCGGTATGCAGGTGGCCTTTTACTTGGGGGAAAGTCCACTATACATCCCTCAATTGTGCACCGAGTTTTATTCATGTCCCTCAATCACAAAACCGGTTATAAAGTAATAAGTGCAAATCAACTTTCTCGATGGTTTTAGCTGACATAGCACGGCGGTCGTGTGCAGAACCAGTGCTTTTGGTTGTTTGCTTCTTGAGTTACTACCTTACTTATTTTGAGATGTTCTTGAATTtccccaaaaagaaaaaaaaatagagatgtTCTTGAGAGTGCAAGGTCAAATTAAAGCCAATAACATCATCGATTCGGCTACAAAAATTGAACTGGATTCTTGCATGGAAAAATTAACATGGGCCAAGTTTCTAAAGTGATGGCAATAGCAAGATCAGTAGCAGGGCTGGGATCGTGAGCTCAAGTACACAATACAACCAACTGAGAACCTGATCGATTGGATCCCGATGACGCGCTGGTGGCGCCGTTCGCTACCCCACGACCACGTCCACTAGCCCGTGTTGGCAGTCGTAAAACTTAAATATACCATAAACACCTTCCATTCTTTGCGTAATATATTACAAACATAAACATCGGGACCAACAATCCGTGTTCACCACCAGAACTTATCGTTTCTTTGCCGGGACCACATCGTTGCCGCCCGCGTTCCTGTTGTTTTGGTTTTCTTCGTTGCCAACCGTAGCGCGTTCAAGAAAAAAGGAACCCCATCATCCGGAATTCGAACTCAAGATCTCTCACATCAACCCACACGTGCATTACCATCCCACCAAATACGCATATATGACTTGGATAGAGATGCTTTCTTTTTAAACTAACCCTGGAGGGATTTTTAGTAATGGTTGttactaaaaatatatttaatccaGCTTAGTGTTATCAACCGGTACGTAAGTAGCCTTGCAAGAGTGCACACAATTACCAGCACATGTACGTAGTACCTGTATTTTCTCTCCAAGTACGTATATTTATTCATTTATTGTCAGAACATACACTAATTGTAGATAGTAGTTGTCACTGATAGATCAATTCGGCCTCATGATCTCTGTGGATTGGTGGAGCTAAGCTAGCTATGGCTAGCCCCGGCGCCACCTTAGCAGCAGCGGTGGCAATCTCCCCAGTAGCCACGGTGGCAGCACCCCCAACGGCAGCCGTGGTTGTGCCAGTGCGGGTCGTGGTGGTGGCCTGGGCCTGGTGGGTAGTAACCTCCGTTCCATGGTGGttagtagccgccgccgccaccaccatctcctcctccgccgctgccgccaccgccaccgccaccgcctcctcctcctcagccgccgccgccaccgccaccgccgcctccctgcCTGTTGGCCTCTGCATGCACAGATGGATGGGCGTACATCATATACGTATACTTATGGAACATTGATCGATTTAAACATGTGCAGAGTGATAACcaactaaacatatatataaaagaaacgAAGTATGCAATATGTAAAAGCTATATATGTTCTTCAAGATATATGTGCAGATGTAATTTGCTTGAAGAGTTGAGGGTGTACATGCAAatgcaaacatatatagatatgcAGCTAGCTAGTGTGTGCGCTCACGAGGGTCTTGGGCCGAGGCGACGAAGCAGAAAGCAGCAACGAGGAGAAGGGTGAACACGATGAGAGCCTTACGCACCATGTATATATGCTAGTGCTAGGTATTTTGTTTGATCTCTGATAACACTGATGACTGATGAGAAAGTTGGACGCAAATTAACCAAGCGTATTTATAGGCAGAATGAAAGCTGCTGatcgtggattcgaggtcgacACCGAGTAATTGATGACGATATATCAGCTCTAGCTAGCTCGTTGACACTCTCAACTCGATCATCGATTTAGCTATATATTCAGAATGTTGCGAGTGGAAGGCATGCATCTCTGCCATCAAATTTACAAGTCAATTGACTGTGTAGCTAGATTTGGTCGGATTTCACAAACTCCGGACGCTAGCAGTTCAAACGTACTATATATGTTAATATTCTAGCTCACTCGGTAAATCCAATTGTATATGGATTTTAACAAGGTTTAATATATCGTACCATGCGTGCACCCATTTGAAAAAGTCAAATATGAGTAGACGATAGAATGTTTTTGCCAGTCCTATCTAA of the Oryza sativa Japonica Group chromosome 2, ASM3414082v1 genome contains:
- the LOC107280009 gene encoding uncharacterized protein, encoding MGTSTKITNLDTEVGLGHAARSSSSSNAATALIALHRCILHLSKTTRPASTRVRNPSESWYSCVAPRVGRLGRRNPSRRRRPSPPLPLPCRRLSERPAKPAAREDGGGGARGGHLPSSWRGWTQRQWPTGAAPASRLMAVDPASPPPDLARSQLDPVAEARARRRRGVGAGGRDRRWQAQRRRRHGRSGGGVSRDGGAGAGGRGRLGGAAAVAGGSMPGGDGSGAPRSTPLGRIWRMGVVGNGGVGDDGDGVVTAVAAALGQRQLATAVSAVVAAVSSGNGGGRHGVGLLAVRWWRATAQQRFAEAVVGVGGSGDGGCDSGGGGDVGGGEGVGGEVAGCSGAKDVVVVTVFAVTGGMAALVD